One window of Thiomicrorhabdus lithotrophica genomic DNA carries:
- a CDS encoding YfgM family protein, translated as MSRYETEEEQIEAFKSWWNKNGTQLLSAILVIVLAFSGWRYWTNTQYVESVNASSMYEVLQVNLQQGSFGEVSREALKLIQEQPKSPYAVGAALLFATYSYDKGDTQEAIDHLNWVANNAEDSALKVTAHIRLARIYTDSKKFTEAEAELSKLESMNLSGAAKGNLDYATGMVAIQQQESEKAFTSFTAVINNPETEKNLLGLAQIQLDDLAK; from the coding sequence ATGAGTCGCTACGAAACAGAAGAAGAACAAATTGAAGCATTTAAAAGTTGGTGGAACAAGAATGGAACTCAATTACTCTCTGCTATATTAGTTATTGTTTTAGCGTTTTCAGGATGGCGTTATTGGACAAATACTCAATATGTTGAAAGTGTTAACGCTTCATCTATGTATGAGGTTCTGCAAGTAAATCTTCAGCAAGGTTCATTTGGTGAAGTTTCTCGTGAGGCTTTGAAGTTGATTCAAGAACAACCGAAAAGTCCTTATGCCGTTGGAGCAGCGCTTTTATTTGCAACCTATAGTTATGATAAAGGTGATACGCAAGAAGCGATTGACCATTTAAATTGGGTTGCTAATAATGCAGAAGATTCGGCGCTAAAAGTTACAGCTCATATTCGTTTAGCTCGAATTTATACAGATTCTAAAAAATTTACTGAAGCTGAAGCAGAATTAAGTAAGTTAGAATCTATGAATCTATCTGGTGCGGCTAAGGGTAATTTAGATTACGCAACTGGAATGGTGGCTATACAGCAACAAGAGTCAGAAAAAGCGTTTACCTCATTTACTGCTGTTATTAATAACCCTGAAACAGAAAAGAACTTGCTTGGTCTAGCTCAAATTCAGTTAGATGATTTGGCTAAGTAA
- a CDS encoding helix-turn-helix domain-containing protein yields the protein MTNAVEDVKPKLSDVLYEARTQKGLSLETLAEKLNLSVSQLQKLESDTLNLSELTTFERGYLRNYASLLEIEIESYQAAFPDGMEVGSDLQPIHRFSYKSSKPILSKSWVKLLIFIFLVAAIVWGISLLEIDFSQTDVATTLEQATDIKLPDLIP from the coding sequence ATGACCAATGCTGTTGAAGATGTAAAACCAAAATTATCAGATGTGTTGTATGAGGCTCGAACTCAAAAAGGTTTATCTTTAGAAACCTTAGCTGAAAAGTTAAACCTATCTGTTAGTCAGCTTCAGAAGTTGGAGTCTGATACTTTAAATCTTAGTGAACTAACGACTTTTGAAAGGGGTTATCTCCGAAATTATGCCAGCCTGTTAGAGATTGAAATAGAAAGTTATCAAGCAGCATTTCCAGATGGAATGGAAGTAGGTTCTGATTTGCAGCCTATCCATAGGTTCAGCTATAAAAGCTCTAAGCCTATACTGAGTAAGTCTTGGGTTAAGTTGCTGATTTTTATATTTTTAGTGGCCGCTATTGTTTGGGGTATTTCGTTACTAGAAATTGATTTTTCCCAAACGGACGTGGCTACAACCCTTGAACAAGCTACAGATATTAAGTTACCAGACTTAATACCATAA
- the bamB gene encoding outer membrane protein assembly factor BamB — protein sequence MKKRFTLVFAMAAGFALLAGCSTSKPLVEPYMAPMESDYSLHKNWQVKLETMPNRDSEGLFFAEDTKSIYIASETGHLASLKKTNTSRWSDQVQWQVKFDSPIVSGPTRDGDNLLIGTSKGQLIAVSAETGAYLWQTQLSSEVMSRAVVEERKIFTRTVDGKFYALSAKTGKVLWVVEHQMPNLSLRGAPEAVYSDGKLFVGWESGSVQALSAKSGALLWETRIAIPKGRTDLERMVDVQANLVLKDDRLFVSGFHGKLASINPENGNFYFVKEVSGYRDFVVDDSALYVVDEYDVMYGFDMISGATLWKQNAFKGRLIGDLSLSGDELLAVDGWGYLHWINKVQGIEIARAKHSNEYGDGNRILRVYSEKKNTYLLDDEGVITSYSVTPSNLKLFKIEHNETQVAPDKPVEELVDENNTDDTSSKKDESWWNFKLSDFWPF from the coding sequence ATGAAAAAACGTTTTACACTTGTGTTTGCAATGGCTGCAGGGTTTGCTCTGTTAGCAGGCTGTTCAACTTCAAAGCCGTTAGTTGAACCCTATATGGCACCAATGGAATCAGACTATTCCTTGCATAAAAATTGGCAAGTAAAACTAGAGACCATGCCAAACCGAGATTCTGAAGGTTTATTTTTTGCAGAAGATACAAAAAGTATCTACATTGCTTCTGAAACAGGCCATTTAGCTTCATTAAAAAAGACCAATACATCGCGTTGGTCAGATCAAGTACAGTGGCAGGTAAAGTTTGATTCTCCGATTGTTTCAGGGCCAACTCGAGATGGTGATAATTTACTGATAGGTACTTCTAAAGGTCAATTAATTGCTGTTTCTGCTGAAACAGGTGCATATTTATGGCAAACACAGTTATCAAGTGAAGTCATGAGTCGTGCTGTCGTTGAAGAGCGTAAGATTTTTACACGAACGGTAGACGGTAAGTTTTATGCTTTGAGCGCCAAAACAGGTAAGGTTTTATGGGTTGTAGAACACCAAATGCCGAACTTGTCCTTAAGAGGGGCTCCAGAAGCTGTTTATTCAGATGGTAAACTATTTGTTGGCTGGGAGTCTGGTTCGGTACAGGCATTGTCCGCCAAGTCAGGTGCTCTACTTTGGGAGACACGTATTGCTATTCCAAAGGGTAGAACTGACTTAGAACGAATGGTTGACGTTCAGGCAAATTTAGTTCTAAAGGATGATCGTTTATTTGTATCAGGTTTTCACGGTAAATTAGCTTCCATTAACCCTGAAAATGGAAACTTTTATTTTGTAAAAGAAGTTTCAGGGTATAGAGATTTTGTAGTAGATGACTCGGCACTTTATGTAGTGGATGAATACGATGTTATGTATGGCTTTGATATGATTAGCGGCGCAACACTATGGAAGCAAAATGCTTTCAAAGGTCGCTTGATTGGTGATCTATCGTTATCTGGTGATGAACTATTAGCTGTTGATGGTTGGGGTTATTTGCACTGGATAAATAAGGTTCAGGGCATTGAAATTGCTCGTGCTAAGCACAGTAATGAATATGGTGATGGTAATCGTATTCTAAGAGTGTATTCTGAAAAGAAAAACACCTATTTGCTTGATGATGAAGGTGTGATTACTAGTTACAGCGTGACACCATCAAACTTAAAGCTGTTTAAAATTGAACACAATGAAACGCAAGTTGCACCAGATAAACCTGTTGAAGAACTTGTAGATGAAAACAATACAGATGATACAAGCTCTAAAAAAGATGAATCATGGTGGAATTTTAAACTGTCAGACTTCTGGCCGTTTTAG
- a CDS encoding HesB/IscA family protein, with protein MAVTLTESASNRVKKMIAKRGHGIGLRVATKVSGCAGFSYVVDYADDVQDGDQVFESFGTKVIVDSKSLENIDGMEIDYVQESLLNEGFDFKNPLVKDSCGCGESFTV; from the coding sequence ATGGCTGTAACACTTACTGAATCGGCTTCAAACCGAGTGAAAAAAATGATTGCAAAGCGAGGGCATGGTATTGGCCTACGCGTTGCAACAAAAGTAAGTGGCTGTGCTGGGTTTTCTTATGTAGTAGATTATGCTGATGATGTTCAGGACGGTGATCAAGTCTTTGAAAGTTTTGGAACTAAGGTCATTGTTGATAGTAAGAGTCTAGAAAATATCGATGGCATGGAAATAGACTATGTTCAGGAAAGCCTTTTAAATGAAGGGTTTGATTTTAAAAACCCTCTCGTAAAAGATAGCTGCGGTTGCGGAGAATCCTTTACGGTCTAA
- a CDS encoding RNA methyltransferase gives MIEDYRLNPGLLKIRIVLIETSHPGNIGGIARAMKNMGLSQLVLVNPKEFPSAVASARASSAADVLNDARVVSSLDEAIAGTKLVVGASARLRKVSWPQLDVRETAKLALETVEDGEVALVFGREDSGLSNAEMDKCHYLAHIPSNPNYCSLNIGAAVQVFAYECLMATEIESVHTKGYKHTLASTEQLEGFYDHLYQALQDIEFLDPAKNARFMRRMRRLFNRTQLDIKEVDILRGILTAAQRQVSKKQINENDQNIILGE, from the coding sequence ATGATTGAAGATTACCGTCTAAACCCTGGATTATTAAAAATTAGGATTGTGCTAATAGAGACATCGCATCCTGGAAATATTGGCGGAATAGCGCGCGCTATGAAAAATATGGGATTAAGCCAGTTAGTGTTGGTTAACCCAAAAGAATTTCCTAGTGCTGTGGCCTCAGCAAGAGCTTCCAGTGCAGCAGATGTCTTGAATGATGCCAGAGTTGTAAGCAGTTTAGATGAAGCGATTGCTGGTACAAAGCTGGTCGTTGGCGCAAGTGCCAGGCTTAGAAAGGTTTCTTGGCCTCAGTTGGATGTTAGGGAAACCGCAAAGCTAGCTTTAGAGACGGTTGAAGATGGTGAGGTTGCCTTAGTGTTTGGGCGTGAAGATTCAGGTTTAAGTAATGCGGAAATGGATAAGTGCCATTATTTAGCTCATATTCCAAGTAACCCAAATTACTGTTCTCTTAACATTGGTGCGGCGGTTCAAGTATTTGCCTATGAGTGTTTAATGGCGACTGAGATTGAATCAGTTCACACCAAGGGCTATAAGCATACATTGGCATCTACCGAGCAGCTTGAAGGTTTTTATGACCACCTTTACCAGGCCTTGCAAGATATTGAGTTTTTAGATCCGGCTAAGAATGCCCGTTTTATGCGTAGAATGCGTCGTTTATTTAATCGAACTCAATTAGATATTAAGGAAGTTGATATTCTTAGGGGTATTTTGACGGCCGCGCAAAGGCAGGTTTCAAAAAAACAAATTAATGAAAATGATCAAAATATAATTTTGGGAGAATAA
- the hisS gene encoding histidine--tRNA ligase: MANQITSIRGMNDIYGDDAVAFDYLIGTAEKTLQRYGYNSIRLPIVEKTELFARSIGEVTDIVEKEMYTFADRNDESLTLRPEGTAGCVRAIVQNGLSHNQIQKLYYTGPMFRYERPQKGRYRQFHQFGVEVFGLATPDIDAELIVLTARLWEQLGLDNLELQINSLGSQEARVAYREKLVEYLSQYKDKLDEDSLRRLDSNPLRILDTKNPEMKDIVDGAPKLIDHLDVESQEHFDIVKSHLDDIGIPFVINPNLVRGLDYYNRTVFEWVTTELGAQGTVCAGGRYDGLVEQIGGKATPAVGFAMGIERLVTLLTDKNKVPSIAKADLYIVTVGDNVSRPGLVISEMVRDAFPNVNVQMNCGGGSFKSQFKKADKSGAKYAIVMGEQEIEEKVVAVKPLRVEGEQQTVEWEALINHLETLFNS; encoded by the coding sequence ATGGCAAACCAAATTACATCAATCAGAGGTATGAATGATATTTATGGCGATGACGCTGTAGCCTTTGACTATTTAATTGGAACCGCTGAAAAAACGTTGCAACGTTACGGTTACAATTCAATTCGTTTGCCAATTGTTGAAAAAACAGAGCTTTTTGCTCGATCGATTGGTGAAGTAACCGACATTGTAGAAAAAGAGATGTATACATTTGCTGATCGTAATGATGAGAGCTTGACTTTACGCCCAGAAGGCACCGCAGGATGTGTACGTGCGATTGTACAAAATGGTTTGTCTCATAATCAAATTCAGAAGCTGTACTATACCGGGCCAATGTTTCGATACGAACGTCCGCAAAAAGGTCGATATCGTCAGTTTCATCAATTTGGTGTTGAAGTTTTTGGGCTTGCCACCCCGGATATCGATGCAGAGTTGATTGTGTTAACAGCTCGATTATGGGAACAGTTAGGGTTAGATAATCTTGAGTTACAAATTAACTCTCTAGGGAGTCAAGAAGCTCGTGTTGCTTATCGTGAAAAATTAGTCGAATATTTATCACAATATAAAGATAAGCTTGATGAAGATAGTCTAAGAAGACTTGATAGTAATCCGTTACGGATTTTAGATACTAAAAACCCCGAGATGAAAGATATTGTAGATGGAGCACCAAAACTTATTGATCATCTAGATGTAGAATCTCAAGAACATTTTGATATTGTAAAATCACACCTTGACGATATAGGTATCCCATTTGTTATTAATCCGAATTTAGTAAGAGGACTAGACTACTATAATCGTACGGTATTTGAATGGGTTACTACTGAGTTAGGTGCTCAAGGAACGGTGTGCGCGGGAGGTCGTTATGATGGCCTTGTTGAGCAGATAGGAGGAAAAGCAACGCCAGCAGTTGGTTTTGCAATGGGAATTGAGCGCTTAGTTACGTTATTAACGGATAAAAATAAAGTGCCTTCTATTGCTAAAGCCGATTTATACATTGTTACTGTTGGTGATAATGTCTCTCGACCAGGCCTGGTGATTTCAGAAATGGTGCGTGATGCTTTCCCTAATGTGAATGTGCAAATGAATTGTGGGGGTGGAAGCTTTAAAAGCCAATTTAAAAAGGCAGATAAATCAGGTGCTAAATATGCAATTGTTATGGGTGAGCAAGAGATTGAAGAAAAAGTCGTTGCTGTAAAGCCGCTGCGAGTGGAAGGTGAGCAACAAACGGTAGAGTGGGAAGCATTAATTAACCACTTAGAGACACTTTTTAATTCATAA
- the cysE gene encoding serine O-acetyltransferase yields MFKRLRSDIRCVFDRDPAARNTFEVLTTYPGLHALLWYRLAHWFWGLGLKWLARFISGLARWLTGVEIHPAAKIGERFFIDHGMGVVIGETAEIGDDCTLYHGVTLGGTSWKKGKRHPTLGNGVVVGAGAKVLGPIEIANDARVGSNAVVVKSVGEGETVVGIPGRVIKQQKDDVEARRAKMAEKIGFDAYGVSQEMPDPVEKAIYSLLDHIQVQDEKLERLAKSLSQMGGESIDMSLPGLEDVVLEPSDPQQAAHLKKKSTDNRD; encoded by the coding sequence GTGTTTAAAAGATTAAGGTCTGATATTCGCTGTGTATTTGATCGCGATCCTGCGGCAAGGAATACGTTTGAAGTGTTAACGACTTATCCAGGCTTACATGCGCTCTTATGGTACCGCTTGGCGCATTGGTTTTGGGGTTTAGGTTTAAAGTGGTTGGCACGTTTTATCTCCGGTTTAGCGCGCTGGTTAACAGGGGTTGAGATTCATCCTGCAGCTAAAATTGGAGAACGCTTTTTTATTGACCATGGAATGGGTGTCGTAATTGGTGAAACAGCCGAAATAGGTGATGATTGTACGCTTTATCATGGTGTGACTTTGGGCGGGACTTCTTGGAAAAAAGGTAAGCGTCATCCAACTTTGGGTAATGGTGTTGTGGTTGGGGCTGGTGCAAAAGTTTTAGGTCCGATTGAAATAGCTAATGATGCACGTGTGGGTTCTAATGCAGTGGTTGTTAAGTCTGTTGGTGAAGGTGAAACGGTGGTTGGAATTCCTGGGCGCGTTATAAAACAACAAAAAGATGATGTAGAAGCTAGGCGAGCTAAGATGGCTGAAAAAATTGGTTTTGATGCTTATGGAGTAAGTCAAGAGATGCCAGACCCGGTTGAAAAAGCTATCTATAGTTTATTAGATCATATTCAGGTGCAAGATGAAAAATTAGAAAGATTGGCTAAATCACTTTCTCAAATGGGCGGAGAATCCATTGATATGAGTTTACCAGGCCTGGAAGATGTTGTTTTGGAACCTAGTGATCCGCAGCAAGCTGCTCATCTTAAAAAGAAATCAACCGATAATCGTGATTAA
- a CDS encoding Rrf2 family transcriptional regulator: MKLTSKGRYAVTAMIDIALNQDKGAITLSIISERQGISLSYLEQLFAKLKKAGLVSSARGPGGGYRLSRIPAEISISEIIRAVDESVDARKCGGKSNCNGGEQCLSHELWTELSSTIDTFLKSITLQSVVDKKQANLKEVSFG, from the coding sequence ATGAAGTTAACCTCTAAAGGGCGCTATGCTGTGACGGCAATGATAGATATTGCATTAAATCAGGATAAGGGTGCTATTACATTATCTATAATTTCTGAGCGTCAAGGTATATCCCTTTCATATTTAGAGCAGTTGTTTGCAAAGTTGAAAAAAGCTGGTTTGGTTTCAAGTGCTCGTGGTCCAGGTGGAGGCTATCGCTTAAGCCGTATTCCAGCGGAAATTTCAATCAGTGAAATTATTCGAGCGGTGGATGAATCGGTTGATGCACGTAAGTGCGGTGGAAAGTCAAATTGTAATGGTGGTGAACAGTGTTTATCGCACGAGTTGTGGACAGAATTGAGTTCAACAATTGACACTTTCTTAAAAAGTATTACACTTCAAAGTGTCGTAGATAAAAAACAAGCTAACTTGAAAGAAGTGTCTTTCGGTTAA
- the rimI gene encoding ribosomal protein S18-alanine N-acetyltransferase, with translation MSDISQLSYLRLMDESDLAQIYEIELKSYDYPWTLNGFEKSLDQGLNYVFCNAEGSILGYCCILPVLDEATVLNLCVSPAYQRQGIAKKALLQLLTTLRESSYSTVFLEVRESNLAAQNLYKQLGFSEDGIRKGYYRAQAWDEVLMELVDEKEDAILMSFRLVE, from the coding sequence ATGTCTGATATATCCCAATTAAGTTACTTACGTTTAATGGATGAGTCTGATTTAGCACAGATATATGAAATTGAACTGAAATCGTATGATTACCCTTGGACGTTGAATGGCTTTGAAAAAAGTCTAGATCAAGGCCTTAACTATGTATTCTGTAATGCAGAAGGGTCGATTCTAGGTTATTGTTGTATTCTTCCTGTACTGGATGAGGCAACCGTTTTAAACCTTTGTGTGTCACCAGCTTACCAACGTCAAGGCATTGCTAAAAAAGCCTTGTTACAGTTACTGACTACTTTAAGAGAAAGTAGTTATAGTACGGTTTTTTTGGAAGTTAGAGAATCGAATCTAGCGGCGCAAAACTTGTATAAACAGTTAGGTTTTAGTGAGGATGGGATTCGTAAAGGTTATTACCGTGCCCAGGCTTGGGATGAGGTGTTAATGGAGTTGGTAGATGAGAAAGAAGATGCGATTTTAATGTCATTTCGCTTGGTTGAGTAA
- the rlmN gene encoding 23S rRNA (adenine(2503)-C(2))-methyltransferase RlmN encodes MAENIVINQEESLSELEGSNKVDLLGMDRQAMEAYFLSIGEKPFRAGQVMKWIHQFGVSDFDEMTNLSKALREKLLKLAQVRTPKIVAEQLSEDGTIKWLLEVDNHNSVEVVYIPEKNRGTLCISSQVGCALECTFCSTGQQGFNRNLENWEIIAQMWVANKALGCKPKEERRISNVVFMGMGEPLLNVTHVFPVARILMDDFAYGLSKRRVTISTSGVVPAIDKIKDELDVSLAISLHAPNNPLRDILVPINKKYPLEELMPSLYRYVEGGHSKKHVTVEYVMLDQVNDRVAHAEQLVKLLGDLPCKVNLIPFNPFPDTDYKRSSNNAIHRFRAVLEDGGLSVTVRKTRGDDIDAACGQLAGKVSDRTKRTLHRVEFSGKSLN; translated from the coding sequence ATGGCTGAAAACATTGTGATTAATCAAGAAGAAAGTCTTTCTGAACTAGAAGGTTCAAATAAAGTTGATCTATTAGGCATGGATCGCCAAGCTATGGAAGCGTATTTTTTATCGATTGGTGAAAAACCTTTTAGAGCTGGCCAGGTGATGAAATGGATTCATCAGTTTGGTGTTAGTGATTTTGACGAGATGACCAATTTAAGTAAAGCTTTAAGAGAGAAATTACTGAAGCTTGCACAGGTACGTACTCCTAAGATTGTGGCAGAACAATTATCAGAAGACGGCACTATCAAATGGTTGTTAGAGGTTGATAATCATAATTCGGTAGAAGTAGTTTATATTCCAGAGAAAAACCGTGGAACTTTATGTATATCTTCACAAGTTGGATGTGCGCTTGAATGTACTTTCTGTTCAACAGGTCAACAAGGTTTTAACCGTAACCTTGAAAACTGGGAAATTATCGCTCAAATGTGGGTGGCAAATAAGGCTTTGGGCTGTAAGCCTAAAGAAGAACGCAGAATTTCTAATGTAGTTTTTATGGGTATGGGGGAGCCATTGTTGAATGTGACTCATGTTTTCCCTGTAGCACGTATTTTGATGGATGATTTTGCTTACGGTTTGTCAAAAAGGCGTGTCACGATTAGTACTTCTGGCGTTGTGCCAGCGATTGATAAGATCAAAGATGAGTTAGATGTTAGTTTAGCTATCTCTTTACACGCACCCAATAATCCTTTACGTGATATTTTAGTACCCATTAATAAGAAATATCCTCTAGAAGAGTTAATGCCTAGCTTATATCGTTACGTAGAAGGTGGCCACAGTAAGAAGCATGTAACGGTTGAATACGTCATGTTGGATCAAGTAAATGACCGAGTTGCGCATGCTGAACAGCTTGTTAAATTGTTAGGTGACTTGCCTTGTAAGGTTAATTTAATTCCATTCAACCCTTTTCCTGATACCGATTATAAGCGTTCCTCTAATAATGCAATCCATCGTTTTAGAGCGGTGCTAGAAGATGGCGGGTTAAGTGTAACAGTCAGAAAAACACGCGGTGATGATATTGATGCCGCTTGCGGACAGCTAGCGGGTAAAGTTTCAGATAGAACAAAAAGAACACTACATAGAGTTGAATTTTCAGGAAAATCATTAAACTAG
- the der gene encoding ribosome biogenesis GTPase Der, with product MSKPVIALVGRPNVGKSTLFNRLTRSRDAIVADYPGLTRDRQYGTGRLGSSPYIVVDTGGLSGEIEGVDPLMADQVRAALEEADAVLFLVDGRQGIVPADEVIANYIRQFDKPVYVLVNKAEGCDHTVATSDFFQLGLGKPFAISSAHGDNVAAAIDHVLAELPDNDDDEDFELDDHPGVRVAVIGRPNVGKSTLINRMIGEDRVVAFDMPGTTRDSIFVPFERNGKPYTLIDTAGVRRRKNIKEKIEKFSIIKAMEAMADSHVVILLIDGSEGLTDQDLTLLGLAIESGRGLVLAVNKWDNLSTHQKEWVKNELSFRLQFADYAKQHLISALHGTGVGDLFKTVDAVHLAAFKRVSTSDLNKVLEQAVLDHQPPLISGRRVKLRYAHLGGLNPPRVIVHGSQVDKLPAAYTKYLVNVFRKAFKWVGTPVTVEYKATTNPFEGRKPKPSSRLSGRFEKSEMKAKLKKKKSPQKRRS from the coding sequence ATGAGTAAACCCGTAATCGCTTTAGTTGGACGTCCAAATGTTGGTAAGTCTACACTTTTTAACCGCTTGACTCGTTCAAGAGATGCCATCGTGGCAGATTATCCGGGACTTACTCGCGATAGACAATATGGAACAGGCCGTCTTGGAAGTTCACCCTACATTGTGGTAGATACCGGTGGTTTGAGCGGTGAGATTGAAGGTGTTGATCCATTAATGGCTGACCAAGTACGTGCAGCATTGGAAGAAGCCGATGCTGTTTTATTTTTAGTCGATGGTCGTCAAGGCATTGTGCCAGCAGATGAAGTAATTGCTAATTATATCCGTCAGTTTGACAAGCCAGTATATGTTTTAGTGAATAAAGCTGAAGGCTGTGACCATACCGTTGCAACATCTGACTTCTTCCAATTGGGGTTAGGTAAGCCTTTTGCAATTTCTTCGGCTCATGGTGATAACGTTGCCGCAGCAATTGACCATGTATTAGCAGAGCTTCCTGATAACGACGATGATGAAGATTTCGAATTAGACGATCATCCTGGTGTTCGTGTTGCCGTAATTGGTCGTCCAAACGTAGGTAAGTCAACATTAATCAATCGCATGATTGGTGAAGATCGTGTTGTGGCATTTGATATGCCTGGTACAACTCGTGACAGTATTTTTGTACCTTTTGAACGAAATGGTAAGCCTTATACTTTAATTGATACTGCTGGTGTCCGACGCCGTAAAAATATCAAAGAAAAGATTGAAAAGTTTAGCATTATCAAAGCGATGGAAGCTATGGCCGATTCGCACGTTGTTATATTGCTTATTGACGGTTCAGAAGGTCTGACGGATCAAGATTTAACGCTATTAGGTTTAGCCATTGAATCTGGTAGAGGTCTAGTACTTGCCGTCAATAAATGGGATAACTTAAGCACTCACCAAAAAGAGTGGGTAAAGAATGAACTAAGTTTCCGTCTGCAGTTTGCAGATTATGCAAAACAACATCTGATTTCAGCGCTGCATGGCACTGGTGTTGGAGACCTTTTTAAAACTGTGGATGCGGTTCATTTAGCGGCTTTCAAACGAGTGTCAACTTCAGATTTAAATAAGGTACTAGAACAAGCTGTTTTGGATCATCAACCACCCCTTATCTCAGGTCGCCGTGTTAAATTGCGCTATGCTCACCTTGGGGGGTTAAACCCACCAAGAGTCATCGTTCATGGTTCACAGGTAGATAAACTACCTGCTGCTTATACCAAGTATCTTGTGAATGTTTTTCGTAAAGCATTTAAGTGGGTTGGAACGCCTGTGACAGTAGAATATAAAGCGACTACCAATCCTTTTGAAGGGCGAAAGCCGAAGCCTAGTTCTCGTTTATCTGGCAGATTTGAAAAGTCTGAAATGAAAGCTAAATTGAAGAAAAAGAAAAGCCCTCAAAAACGCCGTAGTTAA
- the ndk gene encoding nucleoside-diphosphate kinase — protein MERTFSIIKPDAVSRNLIGQITQRFEDNGLRVIASKMKRLTTEEAENFYAEHKGREFYEPLVAYMTSAPIIVQVLEGEDAIAKNRQIMGATDPAKAEAGTIRSDFALSVRENSAHGSDSPESAAREIAFFFNEDELCARS, from the coding sequence ATGGAAAGAACTTTCTCAATTATTAAGCCTGATGCGGTTTCTAGGAACTTGATTGGCCAGATTACTCAACGTTTTGAAGATAATGGATTACGCGTTATTGCATCTAAAATGAAGCGTTTAACAACAGAGGAAGCTGAAAACTTTTATGCAGAACATAAAGGACGAGAGTTTTATGAACCTTTAGTGGCTTATATGACATCGGCTCCAATTATTGTTCAGGTGTTAGAAGGTGAAGATGCCATTGCTAAAAACCGTCAGATTATGGGTGCCACGGATCCAGCAAAAGCTGAAGCAGGTACAATTCGTTCAGATTTTGCTTTGTCAGTTCGTGAGAACTCTGCTCATGGTTCAGATTCTCCAGAAAGTGCTGCTCGAGAGATTGCTTTTTTCTTTAACGAAGATGAATTGTGCGCTAGAAGTTAA
- a CDS encoding inositol monophosphatase family protein, translating to MHPLLNIATQAARAAGGNILHHLDRIDQLNIEHKGKNDYVSEVDKEAENTIIQTIKKYYPEHDILAEESGITKQKQKPAEVRWIIDPLDGTTNFLHQFPQFSVSIAVEVKGKIQHAAIFDPVRDEMFTASRGSGAFLNNRRLRVSQQKSLENALLATGFPYHDFSYIDAYMESLKSFMTNTAGIRRAGSAALDLAYVACGRVDGFWEFNLKPWDIAAGVLIIQEAGGLSTDFNGGDNYLNSGNIIAANPKLYKEMAQTIGKTVPTELRK from the coding sequence ATGCACCCACTTCTAAATATAGCAACTCAAGCCGCTAGAGCCGCAGGCGGTAACATTCTTCATCACCTTGATAGAATTGACCAACTAAATATTGAACATAAAGGTAAAAATGACTACGTAAGCGAAGTCGATAAAGAAGCAGAAAACACAATTATTCAAACAATCAAAAAATATTATCCAGAACACGACATTTTGGCTGAAGAAAGTGGAATCACAAAACAAAAGCAAAAACCTGCTGAAGTAAGATGGATTATTGATCCGTTAGATGGAACGACCAACTTTTTACACCAGTTCCCACAATTTAGTGTCTCTATTGCTGTTGAAGTTAAGGGAAAAATCCAACATGCTGCCATTTTTGACCCTGTGAGAGATGAAATGTTCACAGCCAGTCGAGGTAGCGGCGCTTTTTTAAACAACCGTCGCCTTCGTGTTAGCCAACAAAAAAGCCTTGAAAATGCCCTGCTTGCTACAGGATTTCCATATCACGACTTCAGCTACATCGATGCTTATATGGAAAGCTTAAAATCCTTTATGACAAACACAGCAGGCATTCGACGAGCTGGTTCAGCTGCGCTCGATTTAGCATACGTTGCTTGCGGCCGTGTTGATGGCTTCTGGGAATTTAACCTAAAACCTTGGGACATTGCTGCTGGCGTATTAATTATTCAAGAAGCTGGTGGCTTATCAACCGACTTTAACGGTGGTGATAACTATTTGAATAGCGGCAATATAATCGCTGCTAATCCAAAACTATATAAAGAGATGGCACAAACTATTGGTAAAACGGTTCCTACCGAACTTAGAAAATAG